In one window of Streptomyces roseofulvus DNA:
- a CDS encoding TIGR03619 family F420-dependent LLM class oxidoreductase, whose amino-acid sequence MRISTTIFLTDETISPVRLARELEARGFAGLYLPEHTHIPVSRDTEHPAGGRAAREYERTLDPYVALAQAAAVTDRLALGTGITLLAQHDPIALAKRIATLDHLSGGRLTLGLGYGWNREEAADHNVDWPTRRALVHDRLALMKALWAPEPTAYEGEFGYSVRASEAWPKPAGGAPRILLGGAAGPKLFRAIAEHTDGWMPIGGRGLTESLPVLRRAWEEAGRDPKSLRVVPYAVLPTPGKLAHYADLGCEETVLQLPPAGEAEVLRVLDAYAEHLG is encoded by the coding sequence ATGCGGATCTCGACCACGATCTTCCTGACCGACGAGACCATCTCGCCCGTGCGGCTCGCCCGCGAGCTGGAGGCGCGCGGCTTCGCCGGCCTCTACCTGCCCGAGCACACCCACATCCCCGTCTCCCGGGACACCGAGCACCCGGCGGGCGGCAGGGCCGCCCGCGAGTACGAGCGGACCCTGGACCCGTACGTCGCCCTCGCCCAGGCCGCGGCCGTCACCGACCGGCTCGCGCTCGGCACCGGCATCACGCTGCTCGCCCAGCACGACCCGATCGCCCTCGCCAAGCGGATCGCCACCCTCGACCACCTCTCCGGCGGCCGCCTCACCCTCGGCCTCGGCTACGGCTGGAACCGCGAGGAGGCCGCCGACCACAACGTCGACTGGCCCACCCGCCGCGCCCTCGTGCACGACCGGCTCGCCCTGATGAAGGCCCTGTGGGCCCCCGAACCCACCGCGTACGAAGGAGAGTTCGGCTACTCGGTACGCGCCTCGGAGGCATGGCCGAAACCGGCGGGCGGCGCGCCCCGGATCCTCCTCGGCGGAGCCGCCGGCCCGAAGCTCTTCCGGGCGATCGCCGAGCACACGGACGGCTGGATGCCGATCGGCGGCCGCGGCCTGACCGAGTCCCTGCCGGTCCTGCGCCGGGCCTGGGAGGAGGCGGGCCGCGACCCGAAGTCCCTCCGGGTCGTCCCGTACGCCGTCCTCCCCACCCCGGGCAAGCTCGCCCACTACGCCGACCTCGGCTGCGAGGAGACCGTCCTCCAGCTGCCGCCGGCCGGGGAGGCGGAGGTGCTGCGGGTCCTGGACGCGTACGCGGAGCACCTGGGGTGA